Proteins encoded within one genomic window of Oncorhynchus masou masou isolate Uvic2021 chromosome 1, UVic_Omas_1.1, whole genome shotgun sequence:
- the LOC135543689 gene encoding calcium-activated potassium channel subunit alpha-1a-like, producing MYCSVCHRDIKDLPRMRPCRCTEQKDVSSNTSAMSLGFRRPSLGVLPFSPEGETLRERECVWEQQQQEEQQEVGLDSTGLFHWCPPVPLKDISLTRQSASTLALQDHVVVCVFGDGGSSLLGLGDFMMPLRASSLTAPELRMVVFLGDPHYFSREWPNIQYFPHIYFLPGSPLCGADLRALSVERCAMVVVLSSLSCSSDIEPSMQDKETIHFCVNLYHIRFSPEPGPRCTLSHTQSHGHGQGLELGHGFGGHSHGPSHDTLDFSHIPTIPEKAEVTPAHSAGTTVPLLVELVNSSNVCFVNEADSQEDSSSLTLSQAFSVGSVFSVDLLDSLMAATYFNANVPGLICTLVTGGDTPLLEAQLAEDNQLRGGEMSVKMWALRQRSKLAQLALQDKPLCSLACEDFKELFCQALDSLEILCFGLYRLLDPPNPSMKRFVITNPSAELPLLPSDRVFCSVPFHQSHLLTLRRAKTISHRL from the exons ATGTACTGCTCTGTGTGTCACAGAGACATCAAGGATTTGCCCAGGATGAGACCCTGCAGGTGCACTGAGCAGAAAGATG TCTCATCTAACACCTCCGCCATGAGTCTAGGCTTCAGACGTCCATCACTGGGAGTTCTGCCCTTCAG CCCAGAGGGAGAGACTCTtcgagagagggagtgtgtgtgggagcagcagcagcaggaagaGCAGCAGGAGGTGGGGCTGGACTCTACAGGACTGTTCCACTGGTGCCCACCTGTTCCCCTGAAGGACATCTCACTG ACCAGACAGAGTGCCAGTACCCTGGCACTGCAGGACCACGTGGTGGTGTGTGTCTTTGGGGACGGGGGCTCCAGCCTGCTGGGCCTGGGGGACTTCATGATGCCGCTGAGGGCCAGCAGCCTGACGGCCCCAGAGCTGAGGATGGTCGTCTTCCTGGGAGACCCACACTACTTCAGCAGGGAGTGGCCCAACATACAATACTTCCCCCACATCTACTTCCTGCCT ggCTCTCCTCTGTGTGGGGCAGACCTGCGTGCGTTGAGTGTGGAGCGCTGTGCTATGGTGGTGGTCCTCAGCTCTCTGTCCTGCTCCAGCGACATTGAGCCCTCCATGCAGGATAAGGAGACCATCCACTTCTGTGTCAACCTCTACCACATTCGCTTCAGCCCCGAGCCAGGCCCACGCTGCACACTCAGTCACACTCAAAGTCACGGCCACGGACAGGGGCTGGAGCTTGGTCATGGGTTTGGTGGTCATAGCCATGGTCCGAGCCACG aCACACTCGACTTTTCCCACATCCCTACGATACCCGAGAAGGCTGAGGTCACCCCTGCTCACAGCGCCGGCACCACTGTCCCTCTGCTGGTAGAGCTGG TGAACAGCTCTAACGTGTGCTTTGTGAACGAGGCGGACAGCCAAGAGGACTCCTCCAGCCTGACACTGAGCCAGGCCTTCTCTGTAGGCTCCGTCTTCTCTGTCGACCTACTGGACTCTCTCATGGCAGCC aCGTACTTCAACGCCAACGTGCCTGGTCTGATCTGTACGCTGGTGACGGGTGGCGACACCCCCTTACTGGAGGCCCAGCTGGCAGAGGACAACCAGCTGCGGGGAGGGGAGATGTCCGTGAAGATGTGGGCGCTGCGCCAACGCTCCAAACTGGCACAGTTGGCACTGCAGGATAAGCCTCTCTGCAGCCTCGCT TGTGAGGACTTCAAGGAGCTGTTCTGCCAGGCTCTGGACTCGTTGGAGATCCTGTGTTTTGGGCTGTATCGCCTGCTGGACCCACCTAACCCCTCCATGAAGAG GTTTGTAATCACCAACCCGTCAGCAGAGCTCCCGTTGTTGCCTTCAGACAGAGTCTTCTGCTCTGTACCCTTCCACCAGAGTCACCTGCTCACCCTGAGGAGAGCCAAGACCATCAGTCACCGCCTATGA
- the LOC135543708 gene encoding calcium-activated potassium channel subunit alpha-1-like: MSTVGYGDVELRTTLGRLFVIIFIFIGLGLFANFVPEVVQIIINRKRFDGSFTGVSGKTHVVVCGHITLSSASAFMKDFLHEDRGEVDVKVLFLGNFRPNQELEAFFLRWFLKVTFYQGSVMQRRDMERVKMHKAGACLIICDRFTSDQHKEDAANLMRVISIKQYCPNTRIIVQMLKHNSKAFLQNVPNWDWSRGDAVICLAELKLGFMSQSCLVPGLSTLLTNLFTMQSEIEQDGDTWQNLYREGLYNEIYTEHLSPSFIGMSFAQASKSVCQSATERHISVLLLQTNMISLYLPACVHVCLPVCLCACLLVCLPVCLCACLPVCVSGYVS, from the exons ATGTCAACGGTGGGCTATGGTGACGTGGAGTTGAGGACGACCCTGGGACGCCTCTTCGTCATCATCTTCATTTTTATTGGACTG ggtCTGTTTGCCAACTTTGTCCCAGAGGTGGTTCAGATCATCATCAACAGGAAGAGGTTTGATGGAAGCTTCACGGGTGTCTCAGGCAAGAC ccatgtggtggtgtgtggtcaCATCACTCTGAGCAGCGCCTCTGCCTTCATGAAAGATTTTCTAcatgaggacaggggagaggtcGACGTCAAGGTGCTCTTCCTGGGAAA CTTCCGTCCTAACCAGGAGCTGGAGGCTTTCTTCCTGAGGTGGTTCCTGAAGGTCACCTTCTACCAGGGCTCAGTGATGcagaggagagacatggagagagttaAG ATGCATAAAGCAGGAGCTTGCCTGATCATCTGTGACAGGTTCACCTCAGACCAGCATAAGGAGGACGCTGCCAATCTCATGAG GGTGATCTCCATCAAACAGTATTGTCCCAACACCAGGATTATAGTTCAGATGCTGAAGCACAACAGTAAG GCGTTCCTGCAGAACGTGCCTAACTGGGACTGGAGTCGAGGTGATGCAGTGATCTGCCTGGCAGAGCTCAAACTGGGTTTCATGTCTCAGAGCTGCCTGGTGCCTGGCCTCTCCACGCTGTTGACCAACCTGTTCACCATGCAGAGTGAGATTGAG CAGGACGGAGACACCTGGCAGAACCTGTACAGAGAGGGCCTCTACAATGAGATCTACACAGAGCACCTGTCCCCCTCCTTCATAGGGATGTCCTTTGCTCAGGCCAGCAAGTCAGTTTGTCAGTCTGCTACAGAGAGACATATCAGTGTTCTATTACTACAAACAAACAtgatctctctctatctgcctgcctgtgtgcatgtctgcctgcctgtctgcttgtGTGCCTGTCTGCTtgtgtgcctgcctgtctgcttgtgtgcctgtctgcctgtctgtgtgtcaggcTATGTTTCCTGA